Proteins encoded within one genomic window of Mycolicibacterium monacense:
- a CDS encoding TPR repeat region-containing protein: MPVSALDGFYTTWDNARQTFGQGTPQPGADFDKSPQLTDLGSGVTAAAPGSKWSGAAATNYDKANTDHQTVFTRLAELDRRIAQQVDQSAQVVATGRRNLDQVRQWVTDAANSVPPGKQRDMFLMQIANRGLGQLSEVVQKTNAESNTVAQNLAKLGPEFDAIRNEQKFGSGEKDEKKDDAEALGVKEDEKKDEGDTDEGTKDGEALAEQANLPPAQRDPAVLDRVAANLPPTSLTDEQKTALAEGREVDTIPKETQDYYRDFYRAAGKDGLLTLDRHLESEEAAGDTDAGAQRDRLANGLTVASNENIVERDPDGSIASRGGYDQLPPDLREMLEVRRGDPTYPGWETLGPTEAKNQHVADVVQFSELMGEANPGFQPGSRLGTEMYMKSADMVEYSVGGYGMTDTPPEAYERAANTLSEVAGRNNDASAQIFTGQGDDLPDGYNRDETVRTLMGHDWSQSGGEGNGAATLLDWMTEDSQRPIGDPLGDRARLAMTEIPDLLAPSDTDPVYQTMRDSFARNDAISTEMSQLLAKNTDSLSAPGSQQGFAETKLDSLGNPIFAAADGNRLLELGSYSEDGRVTLANAAERDRIDELEAALRGHPGNLSDHLANSAAGALSGRIDDAMFGAVDHKNDVVKTDVDANDAVYRAKLLGAELAGVATDQISGKIPHAGIALDVTGADPGQAVEDAIKEWIDKPEYQEIKVPEAANLEAASTRQAQQAVVEAAFRAGQLPPSLSPDGQPVDVASLAVGTPQWNELQEYMIGRGLTQYVMDYGQSYSIVVE, encoded by the coding sequence ATGCCGGTGAGCGCCCTCGACGGTTTCTACACGACCTGGGACAACGCGCGGCAAACGTTCGGCCAGGGCACACCGCAGCCGGGCGCCGACTTCGACAAGAGCCCGCAGCTGACCGACCTCGGGTCCGGGGTGACGGCGGCGGCGCCGGGTTCGAAGTGGTCGGGGGCCGCGGCGACGAACTACGACAAGGCCAACACCGACCATCAGACCGTGTTCACGCGGTTGGCGGAGTTGGACCGCAGGATCGCCCAACAGGTCGACCAGTCGGCGCAGGTGGTGGCGACCGGCAGGCGGAACCTCGATCAGGTGCGGCAGTGGGTCACCGACGCCGCCAACAGCGTGCCGCCCGGCAAGCAGCGCGACATGTTCCTCATGCAGATCGCCAACCGTGGGCTCGGGCAGCTTTCCGAGGTCGTGCAGAAGACGAACGCCGAGTCGAACACGGTCGCGCAGAACCTCGCGAAGCTCGGGCCGGAGTTCGACGCGATCAGAAACGAACAGAAGTTCGGCAGCGGCGAGAAGGACGAGAAGAAGGACGACGCCGAGGCGCTGGGCGTCAAGGAGGACGAGAAGAAGGACGAGGGCGACACGGACGAGGGCACCAAGGACGGCGAGGCGCTCGCGGAACAGGCGAACCTTCCACCTGCACAACGCGACCCCGCGGTCCTTGATCGTGTCGCAGCCAATCTCCCCCCGACCTCGCTGACGGACGAACAGAAGACCGCACTCGCGGAGGGCCGGGAAGTCGACACCATCCCGAAGGAGACCCAGGACTACTACCGCGACTTCTATCGGGCCGCGGGCAAGGACGGATTGCTCACCCTGGACCGCCACCTTGAATCCGAGGAAGCGGCCGGCGACACCGACGCTGGAGCACAGCGCGACCGACTCGCCAACGGGCTCACGGTCGCGAGCAACGAGAACATCGTCGAGCGCGACCCGGACGGTTCGATCGCCTCCCGTGGCGGCTACGACCAGTTGCCACCCGACCTGCGCGAGATGCTCGAGGTGCGCCGCGGGGATCCGACGTATCCCGGATGGGAGACATTGGGGCCGACCGAGGCCAAGAACCAGCACGTCGCCGACGTCGTTCAGTTCAGCGAATTGATGGGCGAGGCCAATCCGGGGTTTCAGCCCGGATCGAGGCTCGGTACCGAGATGTACATGAAGTCAGCGGATATGGTCGAGTACTCGGTGGGCGGCTACGGGATGACCGATACGCCACCGGAAGCCTATGAGCGGGCGGCGAACACGTTGTCAGAAGTTGCCGGACGCAACAACGACGCCTCGGCGCAGATCTTCACCGGGCAGGGCGACGACCTGCCGGACGGTTACAACCGCGACGAGACGGTCCGGACCCTCATGGGGCATGACTGGTCGCAGAGCGGCGGCGAGGGCAACGGGGCGGCGACTCTTCTCGACTGGATGACCGAGGATTCGCAGCGTCCGATCGGCGACCCACTCGGCGACCGAGCTCGGTTGGCAATGACCGAGATTCCGGACCTGCTGGCCCCGAGCGACACCGATCCGGTGTACCAGACCATGCGCGATTCGTTCGCCCGCAACGACGCCATCTCCACGGAGATGAGCCAGCTTCTCGCGAAGAACACCGACTCCCTGTCGGCTCCGGGCAGTCAGCAGGGCTTCGCAGAAACCAAGCTCGACTCACTCGGCAATCCCATCTTCGCTGCCGCAGACGGCAACCGGCTGCTCGAACTGGGTAGTTACTCTGAGGACGGCCGGGTAACCCTTGCGAACGCGGCCGAGAGAGATCGCATCGACGAACTCGAGGCAGCGTTGCGCGGCCACCCGGGCAACTTGAGCGACCACCTTGCCAACAGTGCCGCAGGCGCGCTCTCCGGCCGTATCGACGACGCGATGTTCGGGGCGGTCGATCACAAGAACGACGTCGTGAAAACCGATGTCGACGCCAACGATGCGGTGTACCGAGCGAAGCTTCTCGGGGCCGAACTCGCCGGGGTAGCCACCGACCAGATCTCCGGCAAGATTCCGCACGCCGGCATCGCACTAGATGTCACCGGCGCCGATCCCGGTCAAGCGGTCGAAGACGCGATCAAGGAGTGGATCGACAAACCGGAATACCAAGAGATAAAGGTCCCTGAGGCGGCCAACTTGGAAGCCGCGTCCACCCGGCAAGCGCAGCAAGCGGTGGTCGAGGCGGCGTTCAGAGCCGGACAACTGCCCCCTAGCTTGAGTCCCGACGGGCAACCGGTTGACGTGGCGAGTCTGGCCGTTGGGACTCCCCAGTGGAATGAGTTGCAGGAGTACATGATCGGTCGCGGTTTGACTCAGTACGTCATGGATTACGGGCAGAGCTACTCGATTGTCGTCGAATAG
- a CDS encoding polysaccharide biosynthesis protein: MTDAAPSTGPVTRSSVARVGIATAVTALCGYAVLYLAARDLEPEGFSVFGVFWGAFGLASGAAFGLLQEATREVRDARVEHAGDGPHTHPVRIGAVVGVVAAVLIVVTAPLWAGRVFVEARWLSVLLLSAGLAGFCVHATLLGMLAGVNRWTQYGALMVTDAVIRVLVAVATFAVGWGLGGFLWATVGGAIAWLLLLVCSPATRAAARLRTPGSTTTFLRGAAHSIAAAGASAVLVMGFPVLLKATSDDLGATGGVVILAVTLTRAPLLVPLTAMQGNLIAHFVDQRSARPRALVAPSALVLGLGTLGVIAAGLLGPWLLRAGFGEQYQADGALLAWLTTAAVAIALLTLTGAATVAAAMHRTYALGWVSATVAAVLLLLLPLDLETRTVVALLCGPLVGIAVHLAGLAGAPDRTHILRSRRRRAP, encoded by the coding sequence GTGACCGACGCGGCGCCGTCGACCGGCCCGGTCACGCGGAGCAGCGTGGCGCGGGTCGGCATCGCGACGGCCGTGACCGCGCTGTGCGGCTACGCGGTGCTCTATTTGGCGGCCCGCGACCTGGAACCCGAGGGTTTTTCGGTGTTCGGGGTGTTCTGGGGGGCCTTCGGTCTGGCCAGCGGGGCGGCGTTCGGCCTGCTGCAGGAGGCGACGCGGGAGGTCCGCGACGCCCGGGTGGAGCACGCGGGCGACGGTCCGCACACCCACCCCGTGCGGATCGGCGCGGTGGTGGGCGTCGTCGCCGCCGTCCTCATCGTGGTGACGGCGCCGCTGTGGGCGGGCCGCGTGTTCGTCGAGGCGCGGTGGCTGTCGGTGCTGCTGCTCAGCGCCGGACTGGCCGGGTTCTGCGTGCACGCGACGCTGCTCGGCATGCTGGCCGGCGTCAACCGCTGGACGCAGTACGGGGCGCTCATGGTGACCGACGCGGTGATCCGTGTCCTGGTGGCCGTGGCGACGTTCGCCGTCGGCTGGGGTCTTGGCGGATTCCTGTGGGCCACCGTCGGCGGGGCGATCGCCTGGCTGCTCCTGCTCGTCTGTTCCCCCGCCACCCGGGCCGCCGCGCGCCTGCGCACGCCGGGCAGTACGACGACGTTCCTGCGCGGCGCCGCGCACTCGATCGCCGCCGCGGGAGCCAGCGCCGTCCTGGTGATGGGGTTCCCCGTCCTGCTCAAGGCGACGTCGGACGATCTCGGCGCCACCGGCGGGGTGGTGATCCTGGCCGTGACGCTGACCCGGGCGCCGCTGCTGGTGCCGTTGACGGCGATGCAGGGCAACCTGATCGCCCACTTCGTCGACCAGCGCAGCGCACGCCCGCGCGCCCTGGTGGCGCCGTCGGCGCTGGTGCTGGGACTCGGCACGCTCGGCGTGATTGCCGCGGGACTGCTCGGGCCGTGGCTGCTGCGCGCCGGGTTCGGCGAGCAGTACCAGGCCGACGGCGCGCTGCTGGCGTGGTTGACGACGGCGGCGGTGGCGATCGCGCTGCTGACTTTGACCGGCGCGGCGACCGTCGCCGCCGCCATGCACCGCACGTACGCGCTCGGGTGGGTGAGCGCCACGGTGGCGGCGGTGCTGTTGCTGCTGCTGCCGCTGGACCTGGAGACCAGGACCGTGGTTGCGTTGCTGTGCGGTCCGCTGGTCGGGATCGCCGTGCACCTCGCCGGACTTGCGGGCGCACCGGACCGCACGCATATCCTGCGTTCTCGACGAAGGAGGGCTCCATGA
- the galE gene encoding UDP-glucose 4-epimerase GalE encodes MTWLVTGGAGYIGSHVVRALTEADLPVVVIDDLSTGLEQFVPESVPFVRGTLLDGALVEQALREHEVTGVIHIAGFKYAGVSVQRPLHTYEQNVSAMVTLLQAMETVGVDKIVFSSSAATFGTPDVDQVDESTPTAPESPYGETKLIGEWLLRDVGRASGLRHTSLRYFNVVGSGSTALFDTSPHNLFPLVFDMLYRGDTPRINGDDYPTPDGTCVRDYVDVGDVALAHVAAARRLTRGEPVEPVYNLGSGAGTSVREIMTAIRTVTGVDFEPQIMPRRPGDPARIVANGDLAARDLDWKMRHSLEDMVASAWAARQAAGAAYPGAGQS; translated from the coding sequence ATGACCTGGCTCGTGACCGGCGGCGCCGGCTACATCGGCTCGCACGTCGTCCGGGCGTTGACCGAGGCCGACCTGCCGGTCGTCGTGATCGACGACCTGTCCACCGGGCTCGAGCAGTTCGTACCCGAGTCCGTGCCGTTCGTCCGCGGCACCCTGCTCGACGGCGCCCTCGTCGAACAGGCGCTGCGCGAACACGAGGTCACCGGCGTCATCCACATCGCCGGGTTCAAGTACGCCGGGGTGTCGGTCCAGCGGCCCCTGCACACCTATGAGCAGAACGTGTCGGCGATGGTGACGCTGCTGCAGGCGATGGAGACCGTCGGCGTCGACAAGATCGTGTTCTCCTCCAGCGCAGCCACATTCGGCACCCCGGATGTCGATCAGGTGGACGAGTCCACGCCGACCGCCCCGGAATCGCCCTACGGCGAGACCAAGCTGATCGGCGAGTGGCTGCTGCGCGACGTGGGCCGTGCGTCGGGTCTGCGCCACACCAGCCTGCGGTACTTCAACGTCGTCGGCTCCGGTTCGACCGCGCTGTTCGACACCAGCCCGCACAACCTGTTCCCGCTGGTGTTCGACATGCTCTACCGCGGCGACACACCCCGCATCAACGGCGACGACTACCCCACCCCGGACGGAACCTGCGTGCGCGACTACGTCGACGTCGGCGACGTCGCGCTGGCGCACGTCGCCGCGGCTCGTCGGCTCACCCGAGGCGAACCGGTGGAACCGGTGTACAACCTCGGCAGCGGGGCGGGCACCTCGGTGCGCGAGATCATGACCGCCATCCGCACGGTCACCGGCGTCGACTTCGAGCCGCAGATCATGCCGCGGCGGCCGGGAGACCCGGCGCGGATCGTGGCCAACGGCGACCTCGCCGCACGGGACCTGGACTGGAAGATGCGCCACTCGCTGGAGGACATGGTGGCCTCGGCGTGGGCGGCGCGCCAGGCGGCCGGTGCCGCCTATCCGGGAGCGGGACAGTCCTGA